A stretch of bacterium DNA encodes these proteins:
- a CDS encoding DUF1343 domain-containing protein, translating to MVRTWMLLVLAVLAGLLACCVTISSARVRPGIEVLLEDSLACVMGRRLGLVTNQTGIDGEGRSTIRRLHERRDLRLLRLFSPEHGLDGSRPAGETVRDEIHGPTGLPVSSLYQGSRAVEPTLLAGLDVVLFDIQDIGLRPYTYTSTLAEVMKGARRADVEVIVLDRPNPLGGWRVAGLTLDPAFASFIGPYPVPYLPGMTVGELARLFNEAFGIGCRLKVIPMSGWSRAMTFVDTGLPWVPTSPNVPTWDTPLAMSITGPLGELGAVSIGIGTASPFWVAGSDQLDGNHLAERFNDAQLPGLRAQPWTWTPSSGSWNGRTCRGIRLLVTDWSVVDPGGAQLALLEILSQELDSLASRGSVNQRRMFDKAMGTDQVRLALEGGGGMELLRRKLGLDDKAWRDLRRPYLLYPD from the coding sequence ATGGTGCGAACATGGATGCTGCTCGTCCTGGCCGTGCTCGCCGGCCTCCTGGCGTGCTGCGTCACGATCAGCTCCGCCCGCGTGCGTCCGGGCATCGAGGTGTTGCTGGAGGATTCCCTCGCTTGCGTCATGGGGCGTCGTCTGGGCCTGGTGACCAACCAGACCGGCATCGATGGGGAGGGCCGCTCCACCATCCGCCGCCTTCATGAGCGGCGCGATCTCCGTCTCCTGCGCCTCTTTTCCCCCGAACACGGGCTGGACGGCAGCCGGCCGGCCGGCGAGACGGTGCGTGACGAGATCCACGGCCCGACCGGTCTGCCCGTAAGCAGCCTCTATCAAGGCAGCCGGGCGGTGGAGCCCACCCTCCTGGCCGGGCTGGACGTGGTCTTGTTCGATATCCAGGACATCGGCCTGCGTCCCTACACCTACACGTCCACCTTGGCCGAGGTGATGAAGGGGGCCCGCCGGGCGGATGTCGAGGTGATCGTGCTTGACCGTCCCAATCCGCTGGGAGGCTGGCGCGTGGCCGGCCTGACCCTGGATCCGGCCTTTGCCAGCTTCATCGGGCCCTACCCCGTTCCCTATCTGCCCGGCATGACGGTGGGCGAACTGGCCCGCCTCTTCAACGAGGCTTTCGGCATCGGCTGCCGACTCAAGGTCATTCCCATGAGCGGCTGGTCCCGCGCCATGACCTTTGTGGACACGGGTCTGCCCTGGGTGCCCACCTCGCCCAACGTGCCCACCTGGGACACGCCCCTCGCCATGAGCATCACCGGTCCCCTGGGTGAGTTGGGGGCCGTCTCCATTGGCATCGGCACGGCCTCCCCCTTTTGGGTGGCAGGGAGCGACCAACTGGACGGCAACCACCTGGCGGAGCGCTTCAATGATGCGCAGTTGCCCGGCCTGCGGGCCCAGCCCTGGACCTGGACACCCAGCAGTGGAAGCTGGAACGGCAGAACATGCCGGGGCATCCGCCTCCTGGTCACGGATTGGTCCGTGGTCGATCCAGGCGGGGCCCAATTGGCCTTGCTGGAAATTCTGAGCCAGGAGCTGGACTCCCTGGCCTCCCGCGGGTCGGTCAACCAGCGCCGCATGTTCGACAAGGCGATGGGCACCGATCAGGTCCGCCTGGCGCTGGAGGGCGGCGGGGGAATGGAGTTGCTGCGCCGCAAGCTGGGGCTGGATGACAAGGCGTGGCGCGACTTGCGGCGCCCATACTTGCTGTATCCCGACTAG
- a CDS encoding glycosyltransferase, whose amino-acid sequence MPQILLVLPVLEGGAALGRTIDSLLGQSLGDFQALVCSNGRPFTDTLPAGDPRFRLVTDEFRNLSSMKAALIQRWPAPLVAELPEGLELEREALERALLGRKTSPRAGAFYGHYREITAEGERVVEPRLWPGDLTERINVGPLVFLVREALLQAGGYDQAFNTAQEYDLRLRMQDESPWESLGAVLCAIRPRQGDSVAARQLGASKVFSPGEGPQGGFTYLFYGPAEEMEFETAFKNHLRRHEAYLSHPPAAVSPVGEPGSVSVVIPFHNRGRFLDRAIASVLAGGWPQVEILCVDNCSTDDGAEVVQAWAARDPRVRLLVNDRNVIARALNLGVRHATGRYVAQLDSDDEYMPRTLAAAVGGLEANPTWGLAISYYELITEEGEPIPELGIIKHLEYDPNNHLRVDGAGAVRVWHRAVIEEMGGFDEERYGDFAEDYDLVARVVEKYEAGKLHEVLYRYRRHPDNTDVKRSADMKIGNKTRIRHEAIVRRRVLNRRLRAEGRV is encoded by the coding sequence TTGGGCAAAGCCTGGGCGACTTCCAGGCTCTGGTCTGCAGCAACGGCCGACCGTTCACGGACACCTTGCCCGCGGGCGATCCACGTTTCCGCCTCGTCACAGACGAGTTCCGCAACCTGTCCTCGATGAAGGCCGCCCTCATCCAGCGCTGGCCGGCTCCGCTTGTGGCCGAGTTGCCGGAGGGCCTGGAGTTGGAGCGCGAGGCCCTGGAGCGCGCCCTGTTGGGACGCAAGACCTCGCCGCGGGCCGGCGCCTTTTACGGGCACTACCGCGAGATCACGGCGGAGGGGGAACGGGTCGTGGAGCCGCGCCTCTGGCCGGGCGACCTCACGGAGCGGATCAACGTCGGCCCCCTGGTCTTCCTCGTCCGTGAGGCGCTGCTCCAGGCGGGCGGCTACGATCAGGCCTTCAACACGGCCCAGGAGTACGACCTGCGCCTGCGCATGCAGGACGAGTCTCCCTGGGAAAGCCTGGGCGCCGTGCTCTGCGCCATCCGCCCGCGCCAGGGAGACAGCGTGGCCGCCCGGCAACTGGGCGCCTCCAAGGTCTTTTCACCGGGAGAGGGTCCCCAGGGCGGGTTCACCTATCTCTTCTACGGCCCGGCCGAGGAAATGGAATTCGAGACGGCCTTCAAGAACCATTTGCGCCGCCACGAGGCCTACCTGAGCCATCCGCCCGCCGCCGTGTCGCCCGTGGGCGAGCCGGGCAGCGTCAGCGTGGTCATCCCCTTCCACAACCGCGGGCGCTTCCTGGACCGGGCCATCGCCTCCGTGCTGGCGGGCGGCTGGCCCCAAGTCGAGATCCTCTGCGTGGACAACTGCTCCACCGATGATGGCGCGGAGGTGGTGCAGGCCTGGGCGGCGCGCGACCCGCGGGTCCGCCTGCTGGTGAACGACCGCAACGTCATCGCCCGCGCCCTCAACCTGGGCGTGCGCCACGCCACGGGCCGCTACGTGGCCCAGCTGGACTCCGACGACGAGTATATGCCGCGCACCCTGGCCGCCGCCGTGGGGGGCCTGGAGGCCAACCCGACCTGGGGCCTGGCCATCTCCTACTACGAGTTGATCACGGAGGAAGGCGAGCCGATCCCTGAGCTGGGGATCATCAAGCATCTCGAGTACGATCCCAACAACCACCTGCGGGTGGATGGCGCCGGCGCCGTGCGCGTCTGGCACCGCGCCGTGATCGAGGAGATGGGCGGCTTCGACGAGGAGCGCTACGGCGACTTCGCCGAGGACTACGACCTGGTGGCCCGCGTGGTGGAAAAGTACGAGGCGGGCAAGCTCCACGAGGTGCTTTACCGCTATCGTCGACACCCGGACAACACCGACGTCAAGCGCAGCGCGGACATGAAGATCGGCAACAAGACGCGCATCCGGCACGAGGCGATCGTCCGACGGCGGGTGCTGAACCGCCGACTGCGGGCGGAGGGCCGCGTCTGA
- a CDS encoding D-alanyl-D-alanine carboxypeptidase, translating to MRHWWWLLPGLLMAAGGRLDHPSSPQAAAMAAAPLPALPDSLVQWLDRQGGQALLVQLAILDLADTTGALLYGRQAEQRQTPASLIKLCTAALAYELQGPRHRLLTRAGYDPAALVVNPHTGRRRAGALYVQPAGDPTLKRRDLVRLFQHVWQDGVDEVGELRIMPNSFDPLRLGPGWMWDDGSDPFTARPSLLTVQGNSLVAEPGPVAWDIPGSALLDLRQEPAARNVPASLERDWPAARDRFVFLSPLLPADLKPRSGRWWVRPPEPACNVEYPDSLFRSVCHEAAQEVFGTTRPPRLNWTGALPRGMAWFRHAGPPLVQVLDSMLTESWNLGAECLFQGVAAERPQPGKGGWERAALLAQEVMRDSLGVTDWLRQVDGSGLSRYNAVAPRQFVQLLAGMERRHPGQLAALLPRPGEGTMRVSPPLLPAGVDLAAKTGTLRGVSSLAGYLGTGGPPRVAFCLIITGQQSAAQALRVRNEILVRLAAWLASNPN from the coding sequence ATGCGCCATTGGTGGTGGCTGCTGCCGGGCCTGTTGATGGCGGCGGGAGGGCGCCTGGACCACCCATCCTCGCCCCAGGCCGCCGCCATGGCCGCCGCGCCCCTGCCGGCGCTGCCCGACTCCCTGGTGCAATGGTTGGACCGCCAGGGCGGCCAGGCCCTGCTGGTCCAACTGGCCATCCTGGATCTGGCCGACACGACGGGGGCCCTGCTCTACGGCCGCCAGGCGGAGCAGCGGCAGACGCCGGCCTCGCTCATCAAGCTCTGCACCGCCGCCCTCGCCTATGAGTTGCAGGGGCCGCGCCATCGCCTGCTCACCCGCGCCGGCTATGATCCGGCCGCCCTCGTCGTGAACCCGCACACGGGACGCCGGCGGGCCGGGGCCCTTTACGTGCAACCGGCCGGGGACCCGACCTTGAAGCGCCGGGATCTTGTCCGCCTCTTCCAACACGTGTGGCAGGACGGAGTGGATGAGGTGGGCGAGCTGCGCATCATGCCCAACTCCTTTGATCCGCTTCGTCTGGGTCCCGGCTGGATGTGGGACGACGGCAGCGACCCCTTCACAGCGCGGCCCAGCCTGCTCACGGTGCAGGGCAACAGCCTGGTCGCCGAGCCCGGTCCGGTGGCCTGGGATATCCCCGGCTCCGCCTTGCTGGACTTGCGCCAGGAGCCGGCCGCCCGGAACGTCCCGGCCAGCCTGGAACGGGATTGGCCCGCCGCCCGCGACCGCTTCGTCTTCCTGTCACCCCTGCTCCCGGCCGATCTCAAGCCTCGTTCGGGCCGCTGGTGGGTGCGGCCTCCCGAGCCGGCCTGCAACGTGGAGTACCCGGATTCCCTCTTCCGCTCCGTCTGCCACGAGGCGGCCCAGGAGGTCTTCGGGACCACCCGCCCGCCCCGTCTGAACTGGACCGGCGCCCTCCCCCGTGGCATGGCCTGGTTCCGCCATGCCGGTCCCCCCCTTGTCCAGGTGCTGGACAGCATGCTGACGGAGAGCTGGAACCTGGGCGCCGAGTGCCTCTTCCAGGGCGTGGCGGCCGAGCGACCACAGCCGGGCAAGGGAGGCTGGGAGCGGGCGGCGCTCCTGGCCCAGGAGGTGATGAGGGACAGCCTGGGCGTGACCGATTGGCTGCGTCAGGTGGACGGCTCCGGCCTCTCCCGCTACAATGCCGTGGCCCCCCGGCAGTTCGTGCAGCTTCTGGCCGGCATGGAGCGGCGCCATCCGGGACAATTGGCGGCCCTGCTTCCCCGGCCGGGGGAGGGCACCATGCGCGTCTCGCCGCCGCTGCTGCCGGCAGGGGTGGACCTGGCCGCCAAGACGGGCACGCTGCGCGGCGTAAGCAGTCTGGCGGGCTACCTGGGGACGGGCGGCCCGCCCCGCGTCGCCTTCTGCCTGATCATCACGGGCCAGCAGTCAGCCGCACAGGCCCTGCGCGTCCGCAATGAGATCCTGGTCCGCCTGGCCGCCTGGCTGGCCTCCAACCCCAACTGA
- a CDS encoding trypsin-like peptidase domain-containing protein, with protein MKTEHLKLIKTSILTGILATVLLILGVIFASGRGWSSSGLAGLWRSTPSYPAQHGLIMPASLPLTVDERGSSPFVAVADRLLPSVVHIKVTTARRGGGEGWFGFGPEWFGMPNDRFHQDLPEERSSSGTGFIIDEDGYILTNNHVIENASELTVVLSNKKEVSGKVIGSDPETDVAVVKIDARHAAGRAAPLGDSDAIRIGDWAIAIGNPYGLEQSVTVGVISATGRANLNISGGGPVFQNFLQTDASINFGNSGGPLVNIHGQVMAINTAINTRAQGIGFAIPINMARKVYLDLRDHGAVVRGYLGMVPRELTAELKKALRLDEDTQGIFVDSVQDDGPAAAGDLAAGDVVLDWNGKTVVNVSDFRMQVAQTSPGQKVKARILRDGKERSLTFVLADRAAALKEERPATPPSPVAEPDRLGLDVAEADDNQIRRYNLDETLVRQNRGVVITAIRRDSPARRQLRVGDVITRLDRTPIRTVKDFVSAEKELTKKQAAILVHIIRGNRKTIEAIDLGE; from the coding sequence ATGAAAACCGAACACTTGAAGCTGATCAAAACTAGCATTCTCACCGGCATCCTGGCAACGGTTCTGCTGATTCTCGGCGTAATTTTTGCATCGGGAAGAGGCTGGTCCTCGTCGGGCCTGGCCGGCCTGTGGCGTTCCACCCCGAGCTACCCGGCCCAACACGGGCTGATCATGCCGGCCTCGCTGCCCCTGACGGTGGACGAGCGCGGCAGTTCACCCTTCGTGGCCGTGGCCGATCGTTTGCTGCCTTCGGTTGTCCACATCAAAGTGACGACCGCCCGACGCGGTGGCGGCGAGGGCTGGTTCGGCTTCGGTCCGGAATGGTTCGGCATGCCCAACGACCGCTTCCATCAAGATCTGCCGGAGGAGCGCAGCAGCTCGGGCACAGGCTTCATCATCGACGAGGACGGGTACATCCTGACCAACAACCATGTCATCGAGAACGCCAGCGAGCTGACCGTGGTCCTCTCCAACAAGAAGGAAGTGAGCGGCAAGGTGATCGGCTCCGATCCGGAGACGGACGTGGCCGTCGTCAAGATCGACGCCCGCCATGCCGCCGGGCGCGCCGCGCCGTTGGGGGACTCGGACGCCATCCGTATCGGGGACTGGGCCATCGCCATCGGCAATCCCTATGGCCTGGAGCAGTCGGTGACGGTGGGCGTGATCAGCGCCACGGGCCGCGCCAACCTCAATATCTCGGGTGGCGGACCCGTCTTCCAAAACTTCCTGCAGACGGACGCCTCCATCAACTTCGGCAACTCGGGCGGGCCCCTGGTCAACATCCATGGCCAGGTGATGGCCATCAACACGGCCATCAACACGCGCGCCCAGGGCATCGGTTTCGCCATTCCCATCAATATGGCGCGCAAGGTCTATCTGGACCTGCGGGATCACGGCGCCGTGGTGCGCGGCTACCTGGGCATGGTTCCCCGCGAGTTGACCGCCGAGTTGAAGAAAGCCCTCCGGCTGGACGAGGACACCCAGGGCATTTTCGTGGACTCCGTGCAGGACGATGGTCCCGCGGCCGCGGGCGATCTGGCGGCGGGTGACGTCGTCCTCGACTGGAACGGCAAAACGGTGGTCAATGTCAGCGATTTCCGCATGCAGGTCGCCCAGACTTCGCCCGGCCAGAAGGTGAAGGCCCGGATTTTGCGGGACGGCAAGGAGCGCAGCCTGACCTTCGTCCTGGCCGACCGGGCCGCCGCCCTCAAGGAGGAACGGCCGGCCACTCCCCCAAGTCCCGTGGCGGAACCGGACAGGTTGGGGCTGGACGTGGCGGAAGCGGATGACAATCAAATCCGTCGCTACAACCTGGACGAGACCCTGGTCCGCCAGAACCGGGGCGTGGTGATCACGGCCATCCGGCGTGATTCTCCGGCCCGGCGCCAGCTGCGGGTGGGCGATGTGATCACCCGCCTGGATCGGACCCCCATCCGCACGGTCAAAGACTTTGTCAGTGCGGAAAAGGAACTGACCAAGAAGCAAGCGGCGATTCTCGTGCACATCATCCGCGGGAACCGCAAAACGATCGAGGCGATCGACCTCGGGGAATAA